A genomic region of Fusarium oxysporum Fo47 chromosome VI, complete sequence contains the following coding sequences:
- a CDS encoding major facilitator superfamily domain-containing protein, whose product MQSEKPNVPRWRRFLGGGGPTGARPDESYGPSRWSMGVLNDKKTIEVPGSVLLLASHRNEPLGLRNVHARTSHSSIPAGFPVDTRRTSASSAAAAAAAAAASVAESHAPADESDGKKKTSDGAIILEPQPEESGNDPLNWPAWKRDIALLSLGFYCMLGGGTTPLIAAGFTDVAETYDVDVERVALTTGLYMMGMGLGSVVFSPTAILWGKRPVYLGSAILFIGTSLWAAWSPSFNSLLAARVFQGFAVSPVECLPSATIAEIFFLHERAYRIGIYTLLLLGGKNLVPLVSAVIIGGLSWRWVFWILAMIIAFGAVLLFLFVPETFWDRTPHARPKHPSKRPSFLRRLSSRHAVPQTGGEGLLQGEPGAHFADAGHTQDGRQSPAALHRGRDLHVGFAESGDAAEEAAAPVTPVSPQAVVHSSDKNPSSPGDVGSTTGSESISASFKLGPNLENDKLDASRLQGPPKIQAYTHNLRQQPPKSFVQQLKPWHGRLNSDSWLKVMVRPFILFAYPAVLWSAAVYACSVGWLIVISESIAMIYRDKDSYNFTALQTGLVYISPFIGGILGTGVAGKVSDIIVKIMSRRNGGLYEPEFRLVMALPILISTCIGLMGFGWSAEEKDHWMVPTFFFGVVSFGCSLGSTTSITFCVDSYRQYAGEALVTLNFSKNILHGLVFSLFVTHWLHGDGPKKVYIWIGIIQLLLMLCTIPMYIYGKRARMWTVRANLMEKF is encoded by the exons ATGCAGTCAGAGAAACCAAACGTGCCCAGGTGGCGGCGCTTCCTGGGCGGCGGCGGACCTACCGGTGCCAGGCCAGATGAATCGTACGGACCTTCCAGATGGAGCATGGGCGTTCTGAACGATAAAAAGACTATTGAAGTTCCAG GTTCCGTGCTTCTGCTGGCATCACATCGTAATGAGCCTCTCGGTCTGCGAAATGTGCACGCCAGAACCTCTCATTCATCTATTCCTGCTGGCTTTCCTGTTGATACACGAAGGACATCAgcctcatcagcagcagcagcggcggcggcagcTGCTGCCTCAGTAGCGGAGAGTCATGCTCCCGCGGACGAGAGTGACGgcaagaagaaaacaagCGACGGGGCTATCATCCTAGAACCACAGCCTGAAGAATCAGGAAATGATCCTCTAAACTGGCCCGCTTGGAAACGAGACATTGCTCTTTTATCGCTCGGTTTCTACTGTATGCTCGGCGGCGGCACAACTCCCCTCATCGCTGCTGGCTTCACCGACGTTGCAGAGACATACGACGTTGATGTCGAGAGGGTCGCTTTGACCACTGGACTCTACATGATGGGCATGGGCCTCGGCTCCGTTGTATTCTCACCAACTGCTATTCTATGGGGCAAACGCCCAGTATATCTGGGCAGTGCAATCCTGTTCATTGGGACATCGCTCTGGGCAGCATGGTCTCCAAGCTTTAATTCTCTCCTCGCGGCCAGAGTCTTTCAAGGCTTTGCTGTTAGCCCTGTTGAATGCCTTCCATCAGCCACAATTGCCgaaatcttcttcctccatgaGAGAGCCTACCGGATTGGTATCTATACTCTTCTATTGCTTGGCGGCAAGAACCTGGTTCCCCTTGTCAGTGCCGTCATCATTGGCGGTCTCTCGTGGCGCTGGGTTTTTTGGATCTTGGCCATGATCATTGCCTTTGGTGCTGTACTTCTCTTCTTGTTTGTCCCGGAAACCTTCTGGGATCGCACCCCCCATGCAAGGCCTAAGCATCCATCCAAGCGGCCAAGTTTTCTTCGCCGGCTCTCATCTCGTCATGCGGTTCCGCAAACTGGCGGAGAGGGGCTACTCCAGGGTGAGCCTGGAGCGCACTTCGCAGATGCAGGCCATACTCAAGATGGACGCCAATCACCTGCTGCTCTTCATCGAGGCCGGGACCTCCATGTTGGATTTGCTGAGTctggtgatgctgctgaAGAGGCCGCAGCTCCTGTGACTCCGGTTTCGCCTCAGGCGGTAGTCCATTCGTCTGACAAAAACCCATCTTCCCCAGGTGATGTCGGTAGCACGACTGGAAGTGAGTCCATCAGTGCGTCTTTCAAGTTGGGACCAAACCTGGAGAATGACAAGTTGGATGCCTCGCGGCTCCAGGGCCCGCCCAAGATCCAGGCCTACACACACAACCTCCGTCAACAGCCTCCAAAATCCTTTGTTCAACAGCTTAAGCCCTGGCATGGAAGGCTAAACAGTGATAGCTGGCTCAAGGTCATGGTTCGCCCTTTCATTCTATTCGCATACCCAGCGGTCCTCTGGTCAGCTGCCGTGTATGCTTGTTCTGTGGGTTGGCTTATCGTCATCTCTGAGTCGATTGCCATGATATACCGCGATAAAGATTCTTATAATTTCACCGCGCTCCAGACAGGCTTAGTGTATATCTCGCCTTTTATCGGTGGTATCCTGGGAACTGGCGTGGCTGGCAAGGTCAGTGACATTATTGTCAAGATCATGTCGAGGCGTAACGGCGGTCTCTACGAGCCCGAGTTCCGTCTTGTCATGGCCCTTCCCATCCTTATCAGCACATGCATAGGCCTAATGGGCTTTGGCTGGTCGGCAGAAGAAAAAGATCATTGGATGGTTCctaccttcttctttggagTTGTGTCATTTGGGTGCTCACTTGGATCAACTACATCCATCACATTCTGCGTGGACAGCTATCGCCAATACGCCGGAGAGGCTTTGGTGACGCTTAACTTTTCGAAGAATATCTTGCATGGACTTGTTTTCAGCCTCTTCGTTACGCATTGGTTGCATGGCGATGGCCCGAAGAAGGTGTATATCTGGATTGGTATAATCCAACTGCTTTTAATGCTGTGCACAATTCCTATGTACATTTACGGCAAGAGGGCACGTATGTGGACAGTTCGAGCAAACTTGATGGAGAAGTTCTGA